A stretch of the Terriglobales bacterium genome encodes the following:
- a CDS encoding sulfatase-like hydrolase/transferase: MSGLSALALPPNTPPNIVLITLDTTRADRMGFLGSHRALTPNLDRLAKDGIIFSRAYAQVPLTTASHAVILTGTYPQFNHVNDFGKPLLPDVPYLPDILHRRGYRTAAFVGSLILDPLDGLAPGFDRGFDVYDAGFRLRRPREDRYKTVERRGGDVVARALAWLRKPRKGPFFLWVHLYDAHDPYDPPAPYKQQHASFPYDGEIAYEDSVVGTLLNALRAGKLYDGALIAVMADHGEAFGEHGERTHGIFLYDETIHVPLVLKQPSNHFAGKTVTSRTGLVDVAPTILQIAGVPLPKNIQGESVLRLMTRGRPSGASKSTRASAHMPQPETDLNRPAYAETDYPHRAFGWSSLRSLRSDTYLFIQAPQRELYDQSADPQASRNLASTRPATADTLAAQLTDFRVRSSSSSTRPAEIDPQQAEKLNALGYVASDTGTPEAESLEKTGSNVVDPKNKVEIANLMHEAIMDMEDGRYHEVIPRLERVLTDEPKMPVAQMQLGTAYARLKDYQKAVPALKRALLLRPDSGMGHYELGLALFGTGDWQAAAPEFEFAVQHAPKWADAHFSLGSVYARIDRVPDAMRELHTALELAPSHYRANLLLGRILSLQGKPRDALPNLREAAKVESNSREAHAFLADAYEQLGLNADAQRERAQAQRLPPPGQQ; this comes from the coding sequence ATGTCAGGGCTTTCGGCTCTTGCCCTTCCACCCAACACTCCTCCCAATATCGTCCTGATCACGCTAGACACCACCCGAGCCGATCGCATGGGCTTTCTCGGCTCCCACCGTGCGCTCACGCCCAATCTCGATCGCTTGGCAAAAGACGGCATCATATTCAGCCGGGCTTATGCCCAGGTCCCGCTTACCACGGCGTCACACGCAGTAATCCTTACCGGCACCTATCCTCAGTTCAACCATGTCAATGATTTCGGCAAGCCGCTGCTACCCGACGTTCCTTATCTTCCCGACATCCTGCACCGCCGGGGTTATCGCACCGCAGCTTTCGTCGGTTCGCTGATTTTGGATCCGCTGGATGGCCTTGCTCCTGGTTTCGATCGTGGCTTTGATGTTTACGACGCTGGGTTTCGGCTGCGTCGCCCGCGAGAGGATCGCTATAAAACCGTGGAACGCCGTGGTGGCGATGTGGTTGCGCGTGCCTTAGCCTGGCTCCGCAAGCCTCGAAAGGGCCCCTTCTTCTTGTGGGTTCATCTCTATGACGCGCACGATCCTTACGATCCCCCCGCTCCGTACAAGCAGCAGCATGCTTCCTTTCCGTACGATGGCGAGATCGCGTATGAAGATTCGGTCGTCGGAACGCTCCTGAACGCATTGCGCGCTGGGAAGCTTTATGACGGTGCTTTGATTGCAGTCATGGCGGACCATGGCGAGGCGTTCGGTGAACACGGAGAAAGAACGCACGGCATTTTTCTTTACGATGAAACAATCCACGTCCCCCTTGTCCTCAAGCAGCCTTCAAATCATTTCGCCGGGAAAACGGTAACTTCTAGGACCGGTCTAGTTGACGTCGCGCCCACAATTCTGCAAATAGCTGGCGTCCCGCTTCCCAAAAACATCCAAGGCGAATCCGTGTTGCGATTAATGACCCGCGGTCGTCCCTCAGGGGCTTCTAAAAGTACGCGCGCTTCCGCACACATGCCCCAGCCCGAAACCGACTTAAACCGTCCCGCCTATGCGGAAACCGATTACCCACACCGAGCTTTTGGCTGGAGCTCGCTTCGCTCGCTGCGCAGCGATACCTATCTTTTCATCCAAGCTCCACAACGCGAGCTTTACGACCAGTCTGCCGATCCTCAAGCTTCCCGCAACTTGGCCTCAACGCGCCCTGCCACTGCAGATACTTTGGCGGCCCAACTCACCGACTTTCGCGTTCGCTCCAGCAGTTCTTCGACGCGGCCGGCAGAAATTGACCCGCAGCAGGCTGAAAAGCTGAATGCTTTGGGCTACGTCGCTTCGGACACCGGTACTCCGGAAGCCGAAAGTCTAGAAAAAACTGGCTCAAATGTTGTCGATCCCAAGAATAAAGTTGAGATCGCCAACTTGATGCACGAAGCCATTATGGATATGGAGGACGGCCGTTACCACGAGGTAATCCCCCGTCTGGAGCGGGTTTTAACAGATGAGCCCAAGATGCCGGTGGCGCAGATGCAATTGGGTACCGCCTACGCCCGCCTGAAGGATTATCAGAAGGCGGTTCCCGCTCTTAAGAGGGCATTGCTACTGCGTCCCGACTCCGGGATGGGGCATTACGAACTCGGGTTGGCGCTGTTCGGGACTGGCGACTGGCAAGCTGCCGCGCCGGAGTTTGAGTTTGCTGTCCAGCACGCGCCTAAGTGGGCGGACGCACATTTCTCTCTAGGTTCCGTCTATGCTCGTATTGACCGTGTGCCTGATGCCATGCGCGAATTGCATACCGCACTCGAACTTGCGCCTTCGCATTACCGCGCCAATCTGCTACTAGGCCGAATTCTCTCGCTGCAAGGAAAGCCTCGCGATGCTCTTCCCAACCTGCGCGAGGCTGCGAAGGTGGAGTCGAACTCGCGCGAGGCCCATGCCTTCCTCGCCGATGCCTATGAACAACTCGGCCTGAATGCCGACGCTCAGCGCGAGCGAGCGCAAGCGCAACGTTTGCCCCCTCCCGGCCAGCAATAA